Proteins encoded in a region of the Paenibacillus sp. E222 genome:
- a CDS encoding FtsW/RodA/SpoVE family cell cycle protein has protein sequence MLRMLKKMDGVILFVLLLLMVMSVFTVYSAIQSDPKLGNHHIKTLLFYGIGFVAIIGIGLVNYKLYIQYAFYIYAVGIVLLILVNFVGGTINNANGWIKISESLTFQPAELFKMILILFLAHVLVKRKNSTLRFWKDIVPIGLWTFVPFALVMAQNDLGNALGYIVILVAVLWIGNIKWSHALIALAIVGITFFGFVKAYTSYHDEIFTFLEKANREHWAERIDPWLVPDKATSKASWHTKNAGLAIGSGGITGKGYMQGTSVQSGRVPYTYSDSIFVVIAEEFGFVGGSVLLLLYFILIHRMVLIALHCRDRAGPVVIVGIIGMLLYQVFENIGAFLGLMPLTGITLPFISYGGTSLLINMACIGLVMSIKLYGQEDEDELLMGEQRATLLERLWSMVQKEKTTA, from the coding sequence ATGCTGAGAATGCTGAAGAAGATGGACGGGGTTATTCTGTTTGTGTTGCTGCTGCTTATGGTCATGAGTGTATTTACGGTGTACAGTGCGATTCAGTCCGATCCGAAACTTGGAAATCATCATATCAAAACCTTGCTGTTTTACGGGATTGGATTCGTAGCCATCATTGGTATCGGATTAGTCAATTATAAACTGTATATCCAATATGCGTTTTATATTTACGCAGTTGGAATCGTCCTGCTGATTCTTGTCAACTTTGTAGGTGGCACGATTAATAATGCGAATGGCTGGATAAAGATTAGTGAGAGTCTCACTTTTCAACCAGCAGAATTGTTTAAAATGATCTTGATTCTGTTTCTGGCGCATGTATTGGTCAAAAGAAAAAATTCTACGCTTCGTTTCTGGAAAGATATCGTGCCCATCGGGTTATGGACGTTCGTTCCCTTTGCGTTAGTAATGGCTCAAAATGACCTGGGAAACGCCCTCGGATACATCGTGATTCTGGTCGCCGTGTTATGGATAGGGAATATCAAGTGGTCTCATGCATTAATTGCTCTTGCTATTGTGGGGATCACCTTTTTTGGATTCGTCAAAGCATATACGTCGTATCACGATGAGATTTTCACCTTTCTGGAAAAGGCGAACCGTGAGCACTGGGCCGAGCGAATTGATCCTTGGCTTGTACCGGATAAAGCAACGTCGAAAGCTTCCTGGCATACGAAAAATGCGGGTCTGGCCATAGGCTCGGGAGGCATAACAGGCAAAGGTTACATGCAAGGCACATCTGTTCAATCGGGGCGTGTACCGTATACATACTCGGATTCCATTTTTGTGGTCATTGCCGAGGAGTTTGGTTTTGTAGGCGGATCTGTTCTGCTCTTACTGTATTTTATCCTCATTCATCGTATGGTATTAATCGCATTACACTGTAGAGACCGGGCAGGACCTGTGGTGATTGTAGGTATTATCGGGATGCTGTTATATCAGGTGTTTGAAAATATTGGCGCTTTCCTTGGGCTGATGCCGCTTACGGGCATTACGCTGCCGTTTATCAGCTATGGGGGCACCTCGCTGCTCATTAATATGGCATGTATCGGGCTGGTGATGAGTATTAAGTTGTATGGTCAGGAAGACGAGGACGAGCTTCTTATGGGAGAACAGCGAGCTACCTTATTAGAACGTTTGTGGAGTATGGTCCAAAAGGAAAAGACAACAGCGTAA